From Triticum urartu cultivar G1812 chromosome 2, Tu2.1, whole genome shotgun sequence, a single genomic window includes:
- the LOC125536165 gene encoding UMP-CMP kinase 3 produces MGTVVDAPAVVTEKEVVAENMLGDKKVTVVFVLGGPGSGKGTQCSNIVEHFGFTHLSAGDLLRAEIKSGSENGTMIENMIKEGKIVPSEVTIKLLQQAMIKNENDKFLIDGFPRNEENRAAFENVTKISPAFVLFFNCSEEEMERRLLGRNEGRVDDNIETIRKRFKVFVESSLPVIEYYDAKDKVKKIDAAKPIPEVFEDVKAIFAPYAKAT; encoded by the exons ATGGGCACGGTTGTGGATGCTCCCGCAGTTGTGACTGAGAAGGAG GTGGTTGCTGAGAACATGTTGGGTGACAAGAAAGTCACAGTAGTATTTGTTCTTG GTGGTCCTGGAAGTGGAAAGGGCACACAGTGTTCCAACATTGTTGAACACTTTGGATTCACCCATCTTAGTGCTGGAGATCTTTTGCGCGCGGAGATTAAATCTGGTTCTGAGAATGG AACTATGATTGAGAACATGATAAAGGAGGGAAAGATTGTTCCGTCGGAGGTGACTATAAAGCTCTTGCAGCAAGCCATGATAAAGAATGAGAATGATAAGTTCCTCATTGACGGGTTTCCAAGGAATGAAGAGAATCGTGCTGCGTTCGAGAATGTT ACAAAAATTTCGCCTGCATTTGTGCTATTCTTCAATTGTTCTGAGGAAGAGATGGAAAGACGTCTTTTGGGACGCAATGAG GGTAGagttgatgacaacatcgagACTATCAGGAAGAGATTCAAAGTTTTTGTTGAATCCAGTTTGCCTGTGATTGAGTACTATGACGCGAAGGACAAGGTTAAGAAG ATCGATGCTGCAAAACCAATTCCTGAGGTGTTTGAAGATGTCAAAGCCATTTTTGCCCCATATGCCAAG GCTACATAG